One region of Oncorhynchus keta strain PuntledgeMale-10-30-2019 chromosome 24, Oket_V2, whole genome shotgun sequence genomic DNA includes:
- the LOC118357678 gene encoding epoxide hydrolase 1-like isoform X1: MQTIDILKQALSSLDPTQQQQLLVAGSAVAVGGLLTCYYWVYQGTKTNRIPIGDGWWGAGEKPQSEDETVFPFQVQTSDEEIQDLYDRIDRTRYTEPLEDTGFQYGFNSTYLKKVVSHWRHQFNWKKQIAILNKYPQFKTNIEGLDVHFIHVRPPHREGQRVLPLMLVHGWPGSVYEFYRILPLLTNSLDSLAFEVICPSIPGYGFSEAPHKQGEDSLMGHKHSLKQGCLTHSAAGASFGLQRGPNGCIYILTVNN, encoded by the exons ATGCAGACAATTGACATTCTGAA ACAGGCCCTCTCCAGCCTGGATCCTacccagcagcagcagctcttGGTGGCCGGGTCTGCGGTGGCCGTGGGCGGGCTGCTGACCTGTTATTACTGGGTGTATCAAGGCACGAAGACCAATCGCATTCCAATAGGGGATGGGTGGTGGGGGGCAGGAGAGAAGCCTCAGTCAGAGGATGAGACGGTTTTCCCCTTTCAGGTCCAGACTTCCGATGAAGAGATACAG GACTTGTATGACCGTATTGACAGGACCCGGTACACTGAACCACTGGAGGACACGGGCTTCCAGTACGgctttaactctacctacctgAAGAAGGTGGTCTCCCACTGGAGGCATCAATTTAACTGGAAGAAGCAGATTGCAATACTCAACAAGTATCCTCAATTCAAAACCAATATTGAGG GATTGGATGTACACTTCATCCATGTGCGTCCACCTCACCGTGAGGGCCAGAGGGTGTTGCCTCTAATGCTGGTGCATGGCTGGCCTGGCTCTGTCTATGAGTTCTATAGGATCCTGCCCTTACTCACTAACTCGCTGGACAGTCTGGCTTTCGAAGTCATCTGCCCCTCCATCCCAGGATATGGCTTCTCCGAGGCCCCTCATAAGCAAGGTGAGGACTCGCTTATGGGGCATAAGCATTCTTTAAAGCAGGGGTGTCTAACTCACTCTGCCGCAGGGGCCTCATTCGGTCTTCAACGGGGTCCAAACGGctgtatatatatactcactgTCAATAACTGA
- the LOC118357678 gene encoding epoxide hydrolase 1-like isoform X2, whose protein sequence is MQTIDILKQALSSLDPTQQQQLLVAGSAVAVGGLLTCYYWVYQGTKTNRIPIGDGWWGAGEKPQSEDETVFPFQVQTSDEEIQDLYDRIDRTRYTEPLEDTGFQYGFNSTYLKKVVSHWRHQFNWKKQIAILNKYPQFKTNIEGCGVNDSPVGLAAYILEKFSTWTDFNNRDLEDGGLERKFTLDDLLTNIMIYWTTGSIVSSMRFYKENLKTNIDNRLDNHMGVYVPTGLAAFPNELMHVPQVWARAKFRNIYSYSYMPRGGHFAAFEEPQLLADDLLQFVKKVEKL, encoded by the exons ATGCAGACAATTGACATTCTGAA ACAGGCCCTCTCCAGCCTGGATCCTacccagcagcagcagctcttGGTGGCCGGGTCTGCGGTGGCCGTGGGCGGGCTGCTGACCTGTTATTACTGGGTGTATCAAGGCACGAAGACCAATCGCATTCCAATAGGGGATGGGTGGTGGGGGGCAGGAGAGAAGCCTCAGTCAGAGGATGAGACGGTTTTCCCCTTTCAGGTCCAGACTTCCGATGAAGAGATACAG GACTTGTATGACCGTATTGACAGGACCCGGTACACTGAACCACTGGAGGACACGGGCTTCCAGTACGgctttaactctacctacctgAAGAAGGTGGTCTCCCACTGGAGGCATCAATTTAACTGGAAGAAGCAGATTGCAATACTCAACAAGTATCCTCAATTCAAAACCAATATTGAGG GTTGTGGAGTGAATGACTCTCCAGTAGGCCTGGCTGCTTACATACTGGAGAAGTTCTCCACCTGGACTGACTTCAACAACAGGGACTTGGAAGATGGGGGGCTGGAGAG GAAGTTCACCCTGGACGACCTGCTGACCAACATCATGATCTACTGGACCACCGGCTCCATCGTGTCCTCCATGAGGTTCTACAAGGAGAACTTAAAGACCAACATTGACAACAGACTGGATAATCA CATGGGGGTGTATGTGCCTACAGGTCTGGCGGCGTTCCCCAACGAGCTAATGCACGTGCCCCAGGTGTGGGCTAGAGCCAAGTTCAGGAACATCTACTCCTACTCTTACATGCCCCGAGGAGGCCACTTCGCTGCCTTCGAGGAGCCACAGCTCCTGGCTGACGACCTGCTGCAGTTTGTGAAGAAGGTGGAGAAGTTGTAG